A window of Prolixibacter sp. SD074 contains these coding sequences:
- a CDS encoding ABC transporter ATP-binding protein — protein MDYNLYTSSGETGKKKSTFALLKSLVSHMVEEKRILITAFIAMQVAAALTLLGPLLIGHTIDAYIQTKQFHGVLVFSGILLVMYIISLFAGYLQTKLMGTVGQHMLFNLRNALFNKLQELPYDFFNQNKAGDLISRLNNDTDKVNQFLSQSLMQFVRSILIMIGAGIFLLSINLPLGAAALAPVVIIWFITRFASPWAKKRNAINLTSVANLSSEVQESLNNFKVIVAFNRRDYFRKRFDEVNKDNYNTSVKAGIANNLFMPVYTFFSNIGQLVVLTFGIYLISTNHFTIGLLISFLAYITNFYNPLRQLASLWASFQIALAAWDRIAKILNMENNMPLLDASEEGESKALLSFRDVSFTYPNGTEVLHHINFDLEKGKTYAFVGPTGGGKTTTASLISRLYDPTSGTVWLDGKNIGSYAPEERCGKIGFILQEPFLFSGTIRDNILYGNDAYREYKNGELTKLFHNTGLESLLQRFDEGLDTKVDVSGDGISLGQKQLVAFMRAVLGQPDLLILDEATANIDTVTEQLLNEILQKLPTHTTKVIIAHRLNTIANADEIYFVNSGEVTRAGSLADAVQMLKDGKMAS, from the coding sequence ATGGATTATAACCTCTATACATCCTCCGGTGAAACCGGAAAAAAGAAATCGACTTTTGCCTTGCTGAAATCGTTGGTATCGCACATGGTCGAAGAAAAACGCATCCTCATCACGGCGTTTATCGCCATGCAGGTGGCCGCAGCCCTCACCTTGCTGGGCCCGCTGCTCATCGGGCACACCATCGATGCGTACATACAGACCAAACAGTTTCACGGTGTACTCGTTTTCAGCGGCATCCTGCTGGTGATGTATATCATTTCACTGTTTGCCGGCTACCTGCAAACCAAGCTGATGGGCACCGTGGGACAACACATGCTCTTCAACCTGCGCAATGCCCTGTTCAACAAGCTGCAGGAACTACCCTACGATTTCTTCAACCAGAACAAAGCCGGCGACCTCATCTCGCGACTCAACAACGACACCGACAAGGTGAACCAGTTCTTATCGCAGTCGCTGATGCAGTTTGTCCGCTCCATCCTCATCATGATTGGCGCCGGCATCTTCCTGCTCTCCATCAATCTGCCGCTGGGAGCCGCTGCCCTGGCACCTGTGGTCATTATCTGGTTTATCACCCGGTTTGCCTCACCGTGGGCAAAGAAACGCAATGCCATTAACCTCACCAGCGTGGCCAACCTCAGCTCCGAAGTACAGGAAAGCCTCAACAATTTCAAGGTCATTGTGGCATTTAACCGCCGTGACTATTTCCGGAAACGGTTCGATGAGGTTAACAAGGACAATTACAACACCTCCGTGAAAGCAGGCATCGCCAACAACCTCTTCATGCCGGTATACACCTTCTTTTCCAACATCGGGCAACTGGTGGTGCTAACCTTCGGAATCTATCTCATCTCCACCAACCATTTCACCATCGGGTTGCTCATCAGTTTTCTTGCGTACATTACCAATTTCTACAATCCCTTACGACAACTTGCGTCGTTATGGGCCAGTTTCCAAATAGCGCTGGCCGCCTGGGATCGCATTGCGAAAATACTAAACATGGAGAACAACATGCCGCTGCTCGACGCCAGTGAAGAAGGCGAATCAAAGGCGCTCCTATCCTTCCGGGATGTATCGTTCACCTATCCCAACGGCACCGAAGTGTTGCACCACATCAATTTCGATTTGGAAAAAGGAAAAACATACGCTTTCGTCGGGCCGACCGGTGGCGGAAAAACAACCACCGCCTCACTCATTTCCCGTTTGTACGACCCCACCAGCGGAACAGTATGGCTCGATGGTAAAAACATCGGTTCTTATGCACCGGAAGAACGCTGCGGCAAAATCGGATTCATCCTGCAGGAACCGTTTCTCTTCAGTGGCACCATCCGCGACAATATTCTTTATGGCAACGACGCCTACCGGGAATACAAGAACGGTGAGCTAACGAAACTTTTTCACAATACCGGGCTCGAATCATTGCTGCAACGCTTCGATGAAGGTCTGGATACCAAAGTCGACGTATCGGGCGATGGCATCAGTCTGGGGCAAAAGCAGCTCGTCGCTTTTATGCGCGCCGTTTTGGGGCAACCCGACCTGCTCATCCTCGACGAAGCTACGGCCAATATTGATACCGTGACCGAACAGCTGCTTAACGAAATCCTGCAGAAGTTGCCAACACACACCACGAAAGTGATCATCGCGCACCGGTTGAATACCATTGCCAATGCCGACGAGATTTACTTCGTCAACTCCGGGGAAGTC
- a CDS encoding ABC transporter ATP-binding protein: MQKRQKQDNTRPGKKVNLFGLLKPYRMMVALLVLFALLRNAANLVIPKIISQGIDTFNSGHYIFKSIAIQFLVVTLAIFAFTYLQAIVQTYASERVAFDLREKLSNKISRQSFSFIRENNPSKLLTNLTSDMDSVKTFVAQAVASIVSSVFVILGTCVLLLTINWKLALPVITMIPIIGFAFYMVLKRVRVLFKRSREVVDWLNKVINESVLGAAIIRVMNAQQAEYRKFLSANTEAKDLGVSILTLFATLIPIITFVANLATLTILALGGHYVINGSMTLGNFAAFNSYVAILIFPIIVIGFMSNAIAKATASYERIDKVMKAPETVDKGTIEKPIEGNIELKHVTVSYEGKPALKNVSLNIKGGSQTAIIGPTAAGKTQLLYLLTGLIHPNEGTVLFDNIPLDDYRKETFHNQIGFVFQDSVMFNLSLRENIAFSDTVTDESLEKAIETAELKEFIKSLPKKLDTLVSERGTSLSGGQKQRIMLARALALNPKILLLDDFTARVDQQTEQKIIGNVLKNYPGLTLISVTQKIAPVKHYEQIILLMEGEVVAAGRHENLLETSPEYMQIYQSQKSTSHYETTPS; encoded by the coding sequence ATGCAGAAAAGACAAAAACAAGATAATACCCGCCCGGGAAAGAAAGTTAATCTGTTTGGTTTGCTGAAGCCGTACCGGATGATGGTCGCACTGCTGGTACTGTTTGCCCTGCTGAGGAACGCGGCCAACCTGGTCATTCCGAAAATTATTTCACAAGGAATCGACACATTCAACAGCGGCCATTATATATTCAAAAGTATCGCCATTCAATTTTTAGTCGTCACACTGGCTATTTTCGCCTTCACTTATCTGCAGGCCATTGTGCAGACATACGCTTCCGAGCGGGTCGCCTTCGACCTCCGGGAAAAACTCTCCAACAAAATATCGCGGCAGAGTTTTTCTTTTATCCGGGAAAACAATCCGTCGAAGCTGCTCACCAACCTCACTTCCGACATGGATTCGGTGAAAACATTTGTAGCCCAGGCTGTGGCTTCCATTGTTTCTTCGGTGTTTGTCATCCTCGGAACCTGCGTGCTCCTCCTCACCATCAACTGGAAACTGGCCCTTCCGGTGATTACCATGATTCCCATCATCGGATTTGCCTTTTACATGGTACTGAAGCGGGTGCGCGTGCTGTTCAAACGTAGCCGCGAAGTTGTCGATTGGCTCAACAAGGTCATCAACGAAAGCGTTTTGGGTGCCGCTATTATCCGCGTAATGAATGCACAGCAAGCCGAATACCGGAAATTCCTGTCGGCGAATACCGAAGCAAAAGATTTAGGCGTCTCCATTCTCACTTTGTTTGCCACGCTTATTCCAATCATCACTTTCGTGGCGAACCTGGCGACCCTGACCATCCTGGCACTCGGAGGACATTACGTCATCAACGGAAGTATGACGCTGGGTAATTTTGCCGCCTTTAACAGCTACGTGGCCATTCTCATCTTCCCCATCATCGTCATTGGGTTCATGAGCAACGCCATCGCGAAGGCAACAGCTTCTTACGAGCGGATTGACAAGGTGATGAAAGCGCCGGAAACCGTCGACAAGGGCACCATCGAAAAACCAATCGAAGGTAATATCGAACTGAAGCATGTAACGGTATCGTACGAAGGAAAGCCGGCATTGAAGAACGTCTCGCTGAACATTAAAGGCGGTTCGCAAACAGCCATCATCGGACCGACAGCAGCCGGAAAAACACAATTGTTGTATCTCCTGACGGGATTGATTCATCCCAACGAAGGAACGGTACTGTTCGACAATATTCCGCTTGACGATTACCGGAAAGAAACGTTTCATAACCAGATTGGCTTCGTCTTTCAGGACAGCGTGATGTTCAACCTGAGCCTGCGCGAAAACATTGCCTTCAGCGATACAGTAACCGACGAGTCACTGGAGAAAGCCATCGAAACAGCCGAGCTGAAAGAGTTTATCAAATCACTTCCGAAGAAACTGGATACGCTGGTTTCGGAGCGGGGAACCAGTCTTTCGGGCGGACAAAAGCAGCGCATCATGCTGGCCCGGGCGCTGGCGCTAAACCCGAAAATCCTGCTGCTCGACGACTTCACCGCAAGGGTCGACCAGCAAACCGAACAGAAAATCATTGGAAACGTATTAAAGAATTACCCCGGTTTGACCTTGATTTCGGTTACACAGAAAATAGCACCGGTAAAACACTACGAACAAATCATCCTCCTGATGGAAGGCGAAGTGGTCGCAGCCGGGAGACACGAAAACCTACTGGAAACCTCACCGGAGTACATGCAGATTTACCAGTCGCAAAAAAGCACCAGCCACTATGAAACAACCCCATCATAA